The proteins below are encoded in one region of Sander lucioperca isolate FBNREF2018 chromosome 11, SLUC_FBN_1.2, whole genome shotgun sequence:
- the faslg gene encoding tumor necrosis factor ligand superfamily member 6 yields MSHDQSYPFPQVFLVDGGGGSQHSTVHPPSLVPCWSFPPAQERTQSREKSRGCMGVSPGLALVVLFLFLLVFVALGFEAYQINHMQQELKELRTVQPMTEFNTPQKQIGHKPEFDGKDKDNRPAAHVIGRIEKEHFPKTLRWESQAGRAFISGAVAYRFEDGALQVNETGLYHVYSRVELIFKDCSSSFVHSVFVRRAGRPLPLTLMEAHRGGFCSQQQGHPWTTDSYLASALQLQKSDRVFVNVSHPIYLSHAYYANFFGLYKI; encoded by the exons ATGAGCCATGACCAGAGCTATCCGTTCCCACAGGTGTTCCTTGTAGATGGAGGTGGAGGTTCGCAGCACTCAACCGTCCATCCACCCAGTCTCGTACCCTGCTGGTCCTTCCCGCCGGCCCAGGAGAGGACTCAGAGCCGTGAGAAGAGTCGGGGCTGCATGGGAGTCAGCCCCGGTCTGGCCCTGGTCGTGCTGTTTCTTTTCCTGCTTGTGTTTGTAGCCCTGGGGTTCGAAGCCTACCAGATTAACCACATGCAGCAAGAACTGAAAGAGTTGAGAACG GTTCAACCCATGACTGAGTTTAATACACCTCAGAAGCAAATTG GTCATAAACCCGAGTTCGAtggaaaagacaaagacaacagaCCTGCAGCACATGTGATAG GGCGGATTGAAAAAGAACACTTCCCTAAGACTTTGCGATGGGAGTCGCAGGCAGGCCGGGCGTTCATATCCGGAGCAGTGGCTTACAGGTTTGAAGATGGTGCCCTGCAAGTCAACGAGACCGGACTCTACCACGTTTACTCACGAGTGGAGTTGATCTTTAAGGACTGTTCGTCCTCATTCGTTCACTCTGTGTTTGTGAGGAGAGCAGGGCGCCCCTTGCCCCTGACCCTGATGGAGGCCCACAGAGGGGGTTTCTGCTCTCAGCAGCAGGGCCACCCCTGGACCACAGACAGTTACCTCGCCTCCGCCCTGCAGCTGCAGAAATCCGACAgagtttttgtgaatgtatcACACCCTATTTATCTTAGTCATGCTTATTATGCCAATTTCTTTGGTCTCTACAAGATCTGA